A section of the Triticum dicoccoides isolate Atlit2015 ecotype Zavitan chromosome 7A, WEW_v2.0, whole genome shotgun sequence genome encodes:
- the LOC119328300 gene encoding uncharacterized protein LOC119328300, which translates to MPSSSSLYPEHRVVTAAELIAGNDAKETRATGAEGFASLLRTQDEVDALCDKYGVPKEFTARPAGDLRANSTPPPGAICVYARALEAGMRVPLRGFFREVLAHFGIAPAQLTPNGWRFMAGFLVLCESAGVPPSVAVFRRFFHLSIMDQKHEKGWYFFRSRRDITSLPNGGCKTTPGWRHEFFFLSSPEPWPCAVEWGEPSNGSFLDPALTVEENKSVVKLSAHGGAAVDLRNLLPAGRCRICAVVDLRNLLPATCPRRRRSNLAAASPPPRPSSCYKGMDPSVHDMMKTMPADKVAAQASASAKKRTWEEASGRHDGHTTDWDGGRELLQETVAPSLERAFAASEPSDGAAIRRAANCVLELGEKLVARERDAAALREQLEEAKAELAAAKWAADVELEKAQSELAAAGAELEKTKAELAAVEAEVVKTKAELSASLVEAELAAAKQAAEAVKTKAERAAAWEEVVKTKDELAAAEAELVQAKAELTAAKRAAETELVKTKAKLAAVEAELESAKAAAVQQFLASEEQVRQRAEDALEGYKRWRGHQAPAGRAA; encoded by the exons atgccttcctcctcctccctctaccCGGAACACCGCGTGGTCACCGCAGCCGAACTCATCGCCGGCAATGATGCCAAGGAAACGAGGGCCACGGGCGCCGAGGGCTTCGCCTCGCTCCTGCGCACCCAGGACGAGGTCGACGCGCTCTGCGACAAGTACGGCGTGCCCAAGGAGTTCACCGCGCGGCCCGCCGGCGACCTGCGCGCGAACTCGAcgccgccgccgggggccatctgcGTGTACGCGCGCGCGCTGGAGGCCGGGATGCGCGTCCCGCTGCGCGGCTTCTTCCGCGAGGTCCTCGCCCACTTCGGCATCGCGCCGGCGCAGCTCACGCCCAACGGGTGGCGCTTCATGGCGGGCTTCCTcgtgctctgcgagtccgccggcGTCCCTCCCTCGGTCGCGGTGTTCCGGCGCTTCTTCCACCTGTCCATCATGGACCAAAAGCACGAGAAAGGGTGGTACTTTTTCCGATCCAGGCGGGACATCACAAGCTTGCCGAACGGGGGTTGCAAAACCACCCCGGGCTGGAGACACGAGTTCTTCTTCCTCTCGTCGCCGGAGCCGTGGCCTTGCGCCGTGGAGTGGGGCGAGCCGTCCAACGGCTCCTTCCTCGACCCGGCGCTCACCGTCGAGGAAAACAAATCGGTGGTGAAGCTGAGCGCTCACGGTGGCGCCGCTGTTGATCTCAGGAACCTGCTCCCTGCTGGGCGCTGCCGTATCTGCGCCGTTGTCGATCTCAGGAACCTGCTCCCTGCTACGTGCCCACGGCGGCGGCGGAGTAACCTTGCTGCCgcatccccgccgccgcggccttctTCGTGTTACAAAG GCATGGATCCCTCCGTCCACGACATGATGAAGACTATGCCGGCGGACAAGGTGGCCGCGCAAGCGTCGGCGTCGGCAAAGAAGAGGACTTGGGAGGAAGCCAGCGGCAGGCACGACGGACACACCACAGACTGGGATGGCGGACGGGAGCTGCTGCAGGAAACCGTCGCGCCGTCGTTGGAGCGCGCGTTCGCGGCGAGCGAGCCTTCCGACGGCGCAGCGATTCGGCGG GCTGCGAACTGCGTGCTCGAACTTGGGGAGAAGCTGGTGGCCAGGGAGCGCGACGCCGCGGCTCTGCGGGAGCAGCTGGAGGAGGCAAaggccgagctcgcggcggcgaagtgggcggcgGACGTGGAGCTTGAGAAGGCACAGTCCGAGCTCGCTGCGGCGGGAGCGGAGCTGGAGAAGACCAAAGCGGAGctcgcggcggtggaggcggaggtggtCAAGACGAAGGCCGAGCTCTCCGCGTCTCTTGTGGAGGCTGAGCTCGCCGCGGCAAAGCAAGCGGCGGAGGCGGTGAAGACGAAGGCCGAGCGCGCTGCGGCCTGGGAGGAGGTGGTGAAGACGAAGGACGAGCTCGCCGCCGCGGAGGCAGAGCTGGTGCAGGCCAAGGCCGAGCTCACCGCGGCGAAGCGCGCCGCGGAGACGGAGCTGGTGAAGACTAAGGCCAAGCTTGCCGCGGTGGAGGCGGAGCTGGAGAGCGCCAAGGCGGCAGCGGTGCAGCAGTTCCTGGCCTCCGAGGAGCAGGTGCGCCAGCGCGCGGAGGACGCGCTGGAGGGGTACAAGCGGTGGCGAGGTCATCAAGCTCCGGCTGGCCGTGCTGCCTGA